The genomic window TTGACGAACTTGAAAAAGCTATGAAGCAATGCGAGAAGAATTATCCGAGTCAGGCAGACGCATTCCTTATGGCAGAAGGACGTGCCGTAAATAAGAGAACAAAATCACTTACACCGGTAAGGACAAAGAAACTCCGAAACTCATGGAGAACGAAAAAAGTAAAACTGTATAAGGGCGGTAAAGTGAGAGTAGTGAGAGTTCAGTCAACAGCACCGCATGCTCATCTTATTGAACTCGGTCATAAGATTGTAAGTGGCGGCAGAACTCGGGAAAGAGGCAGAAAACTTAATCGTGTACAGCGTTCTGCAAGAGGCATTAAATCCGGCGGATATGTACAAGGTGATTTTATGCTTGAAAAATCAATGTCGGAGGCACAGGCAAAATTCAACTCGGGTGCAGAAAAACTGCTTGATAAGATAACAAAGGATATACAAATGTAGGAGGACAAATGATTACAGAAAAAGATATACAGACACGAACTGCGGAAATCCTTATGAATGCCGGATTTAACGTGGTTGCCTCAGAAGTAGATGAGGGATTTTTAAAACCGGCAGTGTTTGTTTCTGCGTATCCTTCAGATGTACAGCCTCAGTGCTGCGGCGGTGCACTTGAGGAACTTACTGTTTCGGTAGAATTAAAATATATATCGGCTCTTGAAACTGTGGAGGACTGTATAGGTGCTTACAGCAGGATTAAAGAGCTTTTTTGTACCCGACTTTCGATATTATGGACAGACATCTGACTATTCATGAAATGAATTTTGAAATTGAAAAGGGTGTAATGTATGTGTATTTTGATATAAATTTCATTCAGGCTGTGGATAAAACAGAAAAGTATGATGAAATGAGCGAACTTGTGATACGGGGGGGATAAAAATGGGATTACCTGAAATTTTGATTGAATTTAAGACGAAGGCACAGACTGCGGTAACACGAAGTCAGAACGGAATTGTAGCGGTTATTCTTGAAGATTCAACCAAAGTCGGAGATGAAAATTTAAGTTATACATATAACTATGAAGCCGATATTGTGAAATCAGACTGGACAACGACAAATCTTGACTACTTGAATAAAATATTTCTCGGCAAACCGAAACGAGTGCTTGTGGAAAGAGCGGAAACAGGCGAGGACTTCAAAAAGTCATATAACGCCGCCTTGGCACGCCTTAGAAATAAGTCGTGGAACTGGCTGACGTTTCCGGGATTGGAACCGCATAAAGATTTGACGGAAGAACTGCAGAATTGGATTATAGCACAGAGAGCGGCAAAAAAGACATTCAAAGCGGTTTTGCCTTGTTCTGCCGCAAATAATGAGGGCATTGTTAACTTTTCCTCGAGCGGTATCAAAGTAGGAGCAAAGACATATTCGGCATATGAATATTGTGCAAGAATTGCAGGCTTGCTTGCCGGACTGTCAATGACAGAGAGCGCGACATATCAAGTTCTTTCGGAAATTGACTCTATAACGGAGAGCCTTACTCCCAATGAAGATATAGACGAAGGTAAGTTTATACTCATCAATGACGGCGAAAAAGTAAAAGTCGCACGAGGTGTAAATTCGCTACACATCTTAAGCGGTGATAAGACCGAAGATATGAAGAAAATCAAAATTATTGAGGGTATGGACTTAATGCGTGACGATATTCGTTCTGCATTTGAGAATAACTATATCGGAATTAATAACAGCTATGACAATAAGGTTATGTTTGTAGCTGCTATTAATCAGTATTTTGACGGACTTGTAAGAGAAGGCGTACTGTACGGCGATGCGGAAAATACAGCGGATATAGATGTTAATGCACAGCGTGACTGGCTTGCACAAAAATATGATATATCCGAGTACAGTGATGAACAGATTCGTAAGGCAAAGACGGGCAGTTATGTCTTTGTAACGGCGGATATAACATTCTGTGATGCAATAGAGGATTTGAAATTTTCTATAAATATGGAGTAAGGGAGGCAGTAAACAATGGCAGGAGAAAGAAAGCTTCCCGCTGTCGGAAAAGTAATCAGCGGTACGCACGGCTATTTTTGGTGGAACAACAGTATTTGTTATGAAATAACTTCATTTGAAGCAAAAATCAAAACAAACCGTGAAACGATAAACTTTTCGGGGCAAATGTGGGACGACAGTAAACTGATGGGTGTGTCCGGTACTTGGACAGCGAAAATAAAAAAGATTTATTCAAGAGGCAAAACGTATGCGGAGAAACTTTCGGCGGGTATTGATGAGCGATTGTCGCTTATATCAAAATTGGAGGACCCCGATAACGGCGGTACAGAAAGAGTACAGCTTATGTCATGCTGGCTTGATGAACTTACACTTCAGGCATTTGAGAACGGAAAAATTACCGAAGATGAATTTTCGGGCGGATTTGTCGGATTTAAGTATCTTGATACAATCGCTGACCCGTGTGTATAAAGAGATTGTATTTTTAATGATGGGGACACTAAAAAATTACGGCTATACAGCTGGTTTTTTATTAAGAAAAAAGGAAGGGACACTAAAATGAATAAGGCTACAAAATTAACATTAGCAGAACTTTTACGACGTAAGGAGCAGATGATTGCGTCAAAGAAAATTAAAAAGACAATGGATTTATATATTAAGTCCATTGATTCGGTTATAACGATTGAAGAACCGGACGGAGCACTTTGCCGTGATGCAAATGATATGGAGGCAGGCGAGGGTGATAAATATATGTGCTATGAATGTATCAAAGAACCTGACATTAAGTCGAAGGAAGTACAGGACGCATTCGGCTGTGCAGTACCTATGGATATTGTTGAAATTATATTTGCACCGGGCGAAATACCGCAGATTGCGATTGAGTGTATGAAACTTGCCGGATATATGGGCGGTGTGGAAGCCGTAAAAAACTAATACAGACGGACGGTGACCTGCAGCTTATTCATTTCTATCTTCAAAAGGGATTTGATTGGGACAGGCTTGCAAGGTTATCACTGTCTGAAAAAATATTTTTAAAGGCGAGTATGGAGCTTGCTGTGGAAGAGGAGACGGAGAAGTATAAGGCGTTATTGGGGAGTGGGTGACGTAAAATTTGGCTCGTAATATAGGTGCAACTTTAAGCCTTAATAACGGTAATTTTTTCGTCAATATGAAGTCCGCTGTCAATGCGAGCAATAACCTTAGAAACAGTTTAAACGGTACAACGTCGGGAATGAAAAACTTCGGAAATCAGTCTTCCGGAGTAGGCGGGGTTATAACCTCGTTGGCATCTAAGGCGGCAGTAGCCGTAGGAGCGTTTGTCGGTGTACGTCAAGCGATAGACTTCGGCAAAGATGTAGTGAATACCGGCAGAGAGTTTGAACAGGGAATGGCAAACGTATCCGCAATCTCGGGAGCAACAGGTGCAGAACTGACTGCACTTTCCGAGAAAGCAAAGGAAATGGGTGCTAAAACCAAATTTTCTGCAATAGAAGCGTCAGAGGCTATGTCATATATGGGTATGGCTGGCTGGAATTCGTCGCAGATGATTGACGGTATTGCGGGAATAATGAACCTTGCCGCTGCGAGCGGTGAGGAATTAGCCGGTGTATCTGATATTGTAACCGATGCCTTGACCGCTTTCGGACTGAACGCAAGTGACAGCGGTGAGTTCGCTGATGTTTTGGCGGTTGCAGCGTCAAAGTCAAATACAAATGTATCTTTGCTCGGCGAGTCCTTTAAAAATGTTGCGGCAACTGCAGGTGCAATGGGATATTCAATGAAAGATACCACCACGGCGCTCGGTCTGATGGCAAATGCCGGAGTTAAAGGTTCGGACGCAGGTACTTCTCTGAGAGGTGTTATGACAAGGTTGGCGAAACCTACCAAAGAAGTAGATGCGGCTATGTCGGCTTTGGGGATTTCTGCAGTAAATACGGACGGCAGTATGAAACCTTTATCTGTGCTTATTCCCGAACTTCAGACACGCTTCTCAACACTTACCGATGCTCAAAAAGGTCAGTATGCAACAATGATTGCCGGAAAAAATGCACTGTCGGGATTTCTGTCAATCGTGAATGCAAGTCCTGGTGATTTTTACTCATTGTCTGACGCTATAAATAATTCGGAAGGTGCGGCTTTAAAAATGGCTGACACTATGAATGACACGGTAAGCGGTAAACTCACACTGTTAAAGTCGCAGTTCGAGGGTGTGAAAATTGCGATATTTGATGCACTCGGTTCATCGCAGTTTAAAGGCGTTCTTCAGTCTATGTCTGACGGACTCGGTGCATTAACTCCCGCTATTTCTTATGTTACTGTTGCAATAGGAAACGGATTATTTTCTGCAATTCAGACAATTTATAATACTGCAAGCACGGTATTTAACGCTGTAAAGAATGCAATTCAAAATAATCAGCCGGCAATAGAACGACTTCATAATGCGTTTGATAATGTCAGGAACAGCATTGTAAACGCATTCAGCGGAAACGGTACTGAATTAATTCAGACACTTGCAAATGTAGTAGTACCGAATTTGTGCAATTCACTTGTGGCAGTGATGAATATTGCTTCGGGTGTAATATCCGCTGCAAGCACACTTTCACCTGTGATTGCCGGAATTGCCGGAGCGGTAACCGCATATAAAATTGCTGTTGCGGCTGCAAATGTAGTCGAAGGGATAAGAAACGGACTAATTGCATTTTCTGCTGTCATGACAGGAACGCAGGCGGCTGCTTTTGCACCGCTTACAACTGCGACTATCGCTCAAATTGCCGCAACTCAGGCACTTAATGTGGTGACGGGAGTGTTCGGTGCAATAATGACGTTTGTCACATCACCGATAGGTCTTGTTGTTATTGCTATCGGTGCGGTTATTGCGGTGGGTGTTCTGCTCTTTAAACATTGGGACAAGGTAAAGGAAACAGCAAAAAATCTCTGGAACGGTATAAAGAATGTGTTCAACGGGATAAAAGATACAGTTTCAAATGCTTGGGGTAAAGTCAAGGAAACTGCAGCAAATGTTTGGGACGGTATTAAAAATACGGTATCAACAAAACTGAATAACATCAAGAATTCCTATCAGGAACACGGCGGAGGAATAAAAGGTGCAGTCGCCGGTACTATGACAGCAATAAAAGAATATTACAAGACCGGCTATGATGCAATAAACTCTCTTACAGGCGGAAAACTCGGACAGGTTGTCGAGAGTGTAAAAACAAAACTTTCTCCTATACTGAATACTGTCAAAGAAAAATTATCAGGCATAAAAGATGTATTTGGCAGTGCCTTTTCAAAAGCCTTTGAATTTGTGAGAAATTCATATAATGAAGGTGCTTTGAAACCGATAGTGGATAAATGCATAAGTGCATTTAACGGAATAAAGACAAAAATCAGTGAGAAGTTTAACGGGATTAAAGAAACTGTCGGAGAAAAGTTATCGTCAATCGGTGATGCCGCAAACGGAATAAAAAGCAAAATCGCAGAGAAATTTACTTCGGTAAAAACCGCAGTCACTGAAAAATTTGCAGAAATAAAAACTTCGGTAAGTACAGCACTTGCTCCGGTTAAGAATGTAATTTCCGAGATTGTAAATGACGTCAAAGCAACTGTCGGAAAAGTTATTGACGGCATTAAAAATCAAGTATCCGATACCGTCTTAAATATACAAACGGTAATATCAAATATTATAGGCGGAATAAAGCAGAATTTTCAAATGTTCTTTGATAACATAAAATCTGTTTTTGAAAATATAAAAACGGCAGTGTCAGGAATATTTGAAGGCATTAAAACAACAATATCCGGTGTGTTCCAAGTCATAGTCGGTATATTTACATTGAATACCGAAACTATAAAAAACGGTGTGCAGAATGTGATAAGCGGTATTACGTTAATAATTGACGGTGCGAAGAATGTTATAATAAATATTTGGAATATGATAACATTATCCGCAGGACTTGCTTTTGACAATATAAAGACGGTTGTAACGAATGTTACAGAAGGAATTAAAACAGTAATAGACAGCATACGAACAACATTTCAGAATGTGTTTAATTCAGTCAAAAACACAGTGTCAGGCGTCTTTAATTCAATAAAGAGTACAATAAGCAATGTATGGAACGGGATAAAAGGTATTATTAAAACTCCGCATATTGTGCAGACGGGAACTATCAGTATTGCCGGTATCAATACACCGATACCGAAACTCGGCATACAATGGTACGCAAAAGGCGGTATTATGACACGTCCTACAATGTTCGGTATGAACGGCGGTTTCCCTATGGTTGGAGGTGAATCCGGAGCAGAGGCAATTCTTCCGCTCGACAGATTTTGGAACACACTGCAGAACTATATGAAACCGGTGTCTGCGAATGAGAAACCAAGCATAATAAACCAGATAAATGTTACTGTGTATTCAAACGGCGAAGATGATGATACTTTGGCAAACAAGGTGGCAAAAAGAATTGTTGAAGTGTTGGAGAATATGTGATTTTGAGGCTGTCAACTTCTGACGGCTTTTTTCTTTGCAGTTTTTTAGGTCGGAGGTGCGAATTTGGATATATATTTAAGCGTAAATAACAGAGCGGATATATTGAAAATTCCCGTTTTGCCGTCACAGTTTACAATAAGCAAACCACAGTCAACCGAAACATTTGAAACGGTATCGCACGGCGAACTTATGCTGATAGGAAGTCCGAAATTAAAAAGTATTTCTATTTCAAGCTTTTTCCCGATAAGAGATTATCCGTATCTGCGTGATAAGTCAATGAAGGGGTGGGAATATGTATATAAAATTGATACATGGATAGATTTGAAACTTCCTATACGCCTTATTATTACAGAAACACCGATAAATATGGCTGTTGCGGTCAAGGACTTTAAATACACAATAAAGACAGACGGTGACCTTTGGTACACACTTGATTTAGAGGAGTTTAATCTTCTGAATTATGAGGACCAAAGCAATGCGGAGGATGAAATTGATATGGAAGAACTTAATAAACTCAAAGAACAAGTTACATACCTTGTAGGACTTGTTGAAACCCTTGCAAATCCAATGATATATAACTATATTGATGAAAATATGCCAGAATGGGCACGAAAGAGTGTTCAAAAGGCTGTTAACAAGGGTGTACTCAGCGGAACGGGCGAAGGATGGAATTTAAAATATGATGATTTGCGTGTAATTGTGTGGTTGGATAGATTGGGGCTGCTTGAATAATGTCATCGGGATTTGATGTTGCGGAACGTGCAAGAAAAGAAATGCAGGAAATAGGGGGCAAGTGCGGAAATAACAATAAATATACTCATTGGTATTCCGACAATGTTGAAAATATAGGATATAACTTTTGGTGGTGTGCGGCGTTTGTAAGCTATGTTGTAAGACAGTGCGGTGTTCCGACAAGTATAGTTCCTAATTACTCATACTGCCCTAACTGTATTGATTGGGCACGAAAAAACGGCAGACTTCATTCAAAACATCAAGTTACAAATGGTACATATACACCTCACGCAGGAGATATATTTCTGCGTGAGGGACATACCGGAATAATTGTTTCCGTAAGCGGTAACAGTTTTACTACTGTTGAAGGTAATACAGGAGGGACAAGCAACTGCAGAACTGTGGGAAGTCATACATGGAGCTTTGCAGGCGGTAATTATGATTATGTGTTTAATCCGGAATACTCCGATAAGTCAAACGGAACATCATCTTCCGGAAGTATGGAAAGCTATATGTATTCGGAAAATTCATACGGCGGAGAAAAAGAACCTACAGCTGTATGGAATAACAGAGTTAAGGAAAACATTCATCCTGCAATGCAGAACCTTACTCCTATTACGCCGACTGATGAACTGAGAATGTATGCGAATGATACCGATATAACCGAAATGATAGGAAATTTGTCGTGGAAAAACAGTATATATGAACTTGCAACTACAATGTCTTTTGATATAGCGAAAAGTGACGCAACATACCTGAAAGATTTGATGTACACACCGCAAGTCGGCGATATTATCAGAATGGTAACCAATGCAGAGATTTTTCGGGGAGTAATAACTAAGGCAGATGACGGTGACAAGAACAGTAATAAGTATACTATTGCTGACCTTGGATGGTATCTTAATAAAACAAGTCAGACATATCAGTTTAAAAATATTTCGGCAGCCAATGCAATTAAAGAAATTTGTAATGACTTGTCTATATCTATTGTCATGCTGCCGGAATTGACTGCAAATATAAAGCAGATATATTTTGATAAAACAGTATCGGATATACTCAAAGATATTCTTGAAAAGTGCGGCGGGAATTATAACTTTGATTTTGTGCCGGAAGGATTGAGAATATACAAAATCGGAGATTTGACAGCTTATCCCGAATTTCAGGTGGCGAGTAATGTAAGACAGGGATATTCGATTGATTACAGAGGCAATGTAAGCCATAGCACGTCTATTGAGGATATGTACAACTCTATTAAAATAACATCTGAAAAGGATAATGTGTATAAGGAATTGATGGTGTTGCAGAACCGTGACCTTATTGATAAATATGGCTTTTTGCAGAAAATTGTTAAGATAGATACCGAAAAAGAAAATGCCGATACAGTTGCAAAACGTGAGCTCAACGAAAATTCAAAGGTGAATGAAACTTTTTCGTTTGAAATAGTAGAGAAATATGACAGATATACCAGAGCCGGAGAAGTTATATCGGTAGACGGTGTGAAGTATGCAATCGAAAGCACAAGTCACAGTTATAAAGACGGCTGGCATTTTGATAAACTGGAGTTGAGTAAACTTGAATGAACAGTTGATTTAAAGTATGTGTTGTGGTATAATACTCTTCATAACGAGTAAAGTAGGTGTAAACGGTGGAAGAACAAATTAATCAGTCTGTGCGAGTACAGACTGAATTTGAAGAATGGGTAGAAGGCGGATGCAAAAAAGCAGAAGACCTAATTAAAGAATCGGAAAAAGAAGATTAAGAAGATTAAAGCGATTACTTAGGTAGTCGCTTTTATAATTGAAAGAATAGTTTATGACCTGAACTATATGTCAATAAAAATGTAATATTATATAATAACTAACAAGCTTATAATACACTAATATTATAATAAATGATCTGTGTTGACAATATTTGTTTATTTTGCTATAATTGTTATGGATTATGAGAAATAAAATATATTTTCAATGTGTATGAGGTATATAATCAAAGGGGATATAATGAATTTAAAATATAGAAATAATATAATAAGTATTATAAAAACAATTATAAAGTATTTAAAAAAATATGTATTACACATATTTTTTCTTATAGCCTTGTATCTTTCAATTAAGTGGTCAGAAATCCCCTTATTCAAGGTGTTAGATTATAAGATTATTAATCAAATATTATGTCACAAAAAAGCGGTAGATGCATCTATGCTAAATATTGCAACGGGCTATATAACTGGATATTTTGTATATCTATTGACTGTATTTATTCCTCAACAAAAGAGAAAGAAACCAGTAGAAAAAGAAGTGATCAGTAAATTATCTTCATTTTATAAAGATTCTGTTTATCTTTTGTTACTTATGTGTAAGAATTGTTGTACGGAAGAAGAATGGGAAGAAATTCATAAGGGTAAGTCGGATATAGAATGTTTTAATGATAAATTTTATAGACAAATAAAAAAGTTGGACATAAATAGTGATGCTGATACAATCTTTTTACATAAAGATAAAAAGAATAGAATGAAATGGCATGAATATTTAGAAATGAAATGCCAGAATTTTTATGAAAATTTAGAGAGTTTGTTTTTGCAGTATCATACATATTTAGATGATGAAATTATTAATGAGATTATTAAAGTAAAAAATTCTAAATTCATTGATGTGTTTGTAGGAAAGGGAAATTCCTTTATGCTTTATATACGGGCATCTGAAGATCATATCGGATATTATGAAAATTTGCCGATAGGAATGCTAAATTTCCCAGATGAACCATTCAAGATATTTGAAAATAGTAAAAATGTTCAAAATATTAACATATTGGTGGATTATATTGATAATTTAAGAGAATTACATACTCTTCTGTCAGAGTATAAAAATAAATACAAATTGGATACATTACGAGAGGATTATTCTATTAGTAAGCTAAGAGGAAATGAGGTGGGTCATTATAATACTGCTGTTTAAAAATAATATTTAAAGTTATTATTCATAGGCTAAGCATTTAATGCAAGATTCAGAAAAGAAGATTAAAATATAAAGCGATTACTTAGGTAGTCGCTTTTTTCGTTGAAAGGAAAAATGATATGAGTGGAGTTACAGATTTAGCGAGACATATAAAAGCAAGAGACAATCCGTCATCATATACACCGATGTTCGGCAGAATTATATCTCTGCCGAAACTTGTAATACAGCTTGGAA from Hominilimicola fabiformis includes these protein-coding regions:
- a CDS encoding phage tail tube protein, whose amino-acid sequence is MAGERKLPAVGKVISGTHGYFWWNNSICYEITSFEAKIKTNRETINFSGQMWDDSKLMGVSGTWTAKIKKIYSRGKTYAEKLSAGIDERLSLISKLEDPDNGGTERVQLMSCWLDELTLQAFENGKITEDEFSGGFVGFKYLDTIADPCV
- a CDS encoding phage tail tape measure protein, producing MARNIGATLSLNNGNFFVNMKSAVNASNNLRNSLNGTTSGMKNFGNQSSGVGGVITSLASKAAVAVGAFVGVRQAIDFGKDVVNTGREFEQGMANVSAISGATGAELTALSEKAKEMGAKTKFSAIEASEAMSYMGMAGWNSSQMIDGIAGIMNLAAASGEELAGVSDIVTDALTAFGLNASDSGEFADVLAVAASKSNTNVSLLGESFKNVAATAGAMGYSMKDTTTALGLMANAGVKGSDAGTSLRGVMTRLAKPTKEVDAAMSALGISAVNTDGSMKPLSVLIPELQTRFSTLTDAQKGQYATMIAGKNALSGFLSIVNASPGDFYSLSDAINNSEGAALKMADTMNDTVSGKLTLLKSQFEGVKIAIFDALGSSQFKGVLQSMSDGLGALTPAISYVTVAIGNGLFSAIQTIYNTASTVFNAVKNAIQNNQPAIERLHNAFDNVRNSIVNAFSGNGTELIQTLANVVVPNLCNSLVAVMNIASGVISAASTLSPVIAGIAGAVTAYKIAVAAANVVEGIRNGLIAFSAVMTGTQAAAFAPLTTATIAQIAATQALNVVTGVFGAIMTFVTSPIGLVVIAIGAVIAVGVLLFKHWDKVKETAKNLWNGIKNVFNGIKDTVSNAWGKVKETAANVWDGIKNTVSTKLNNIKNSYQEHGGGIKGAVAGTMTAIKEYYKTGYDAINSLTGGKLGQVVESVKTKLSPILNTVKEKLSGIKDVFGSAFSKAFEFVRNSYNEGALKPIVDKCISAFNGIKTKISEKFNGIKETVGEKLSSIGDAANGIKSKIAEKFTSVKTAVTEKFAEIKTSVSTALAPVKNVISEIVNDVKATVGKVIDGIKNQVSDTVLNIQTVISNIIGGIKQNFQMFFDNIKSVFENIKTAVSGIFEGIKTTISGVFQVIVGIFTLNTETIKNGVQNVISGITLIIDGAKNVIINIWNMITLSAGLAFDNIKTVVTNVTEGIKTVIDSIRTTFQNVFNSVKNTVSGVFNSIKSTISNVWNGIKGIIKTPHIVQTGTISIAGINTPIPKLGIQWYAKGGIMTRPTMFGMNGGFPMVGGESGAEAILPLDRFWNTLQNYMKPVSANEKPSIINQINVTVYSNGEDDDTLANKVAKRIVEVLENM
- a CDS encoding HK97 gp10 family phage protein; translation: MARNIDVFGFDELEKAMKQCEKNYPSQADAFLMAEGRAVNKRTKSLTPVRTKKLRNSWRTKKVKLYKGGKVRVVRVQSTAPHAHLIELGHKIVSGGRTRERGRKLNRVQRSARGIKSGGYVQGDFMLEKSMSEAQAKFNSGAEKLLDKITKDIQM
- a CDS encoding phage tail sheath subtilisin-like domain-containing protein is translated as MGLPEILIEFKTKAQTAVTRSQNGIVAVILEDSTKVGDENLSYTYNYEADIVKSDWTTTNLDYLNKIFLGKPKRVLVERAETGEDFKKSYNAALARLRNKSWNWLTFPGLEPHKDLTEELQNWIIAQRAAKKTFKAVLPCSAANNEGIVNFSSSGIKVGAKTYSAYEYCARIAGLLAGLSMTESATYQVLSEIDSITESLTPNEDIDEGKFILINDGEKVKVARGVNSLHILSGDKTEDMKKIKIIEGMDLMRDDIRSAFENNYIGINNSYDNKVMFVAAINQYFDGLVREGVLYGDAENTADIDVNAQRDWLAQKYDISEYSDEQIRKAKTGSYVFVTADITFCDAIEDLKFSINME
- a CDS encoding phage tail assembly chaperone; translated protein: MNKATKLTLAELLRRKEQMIASKKIKKTMDLYIKSIDSVITIEEPDGALCRDANDMEAGEGDKYMCYECIKEPDIKSKEVQDAFGCAVPMDIVEIIFAPGEIPQIAIECMKLAGYMGGVEAVKN
- a CDS encoding phage tail terminator family protein translates to MITEKDIQTRTAEILMNAGFNVVASEVDEGFLKPAVFVSAYPSDVQPQCCGGALEELTVSVELKYISALETVEDCIGAYSRIKELFCTRLSILWTDI
- a CDS encoding CHAP domain-containing protein, with the protein product MSSGFDVAERARKEMQEIGGKCGNNNKYTHWYSDNVENIGYNFWWCAAFVSYVVRQCGVPTSIVPNYSYCPNCIDWARKNGRLHSKHQVTNGTYTPHAGDIFLREGHTGIIVSVSGNSFTTVEGNTGGTSNCRTVGSHTWSFAGGNYDYVFNPEYSDKSNGTSSSGSMESYMYSENSYGGEKEPTAVWNNRVKENIHPAMQNLTPITPTDELRMYANDTDITEMIGNLSWKNSIYELATTMSFDIAKSDATYLKDLMYTPQVGDIIRMVTNAEIFRGVITKADDGDKNSNKYTIADLGWYLNKTSQTYQFKNISAANAIKEICNDLSISIVMLPELTANIKQIYFDKTVSDILKDILEKCGGNYNFDFVPEGLRIYKIGDLTAYPEFQVASNVRQGYSIDYRGNVSHSTSIEDMYNSIKITSEKDNVYKELMVLQNRDLIDKYGFLQKIVKIDTEKENADTVAKRELNENSKVNETFSFEIVEKYDRYTRAGEVISVDGVKYAIESTSHSYKDGWHFDKLELSKLE